A window of Stutzerimonas stutzeri genomic DNA:
CACCCTGAGCGCCTGCCGCTACGGTCACGGCCGGGCCGGTGAAGCCAATGATGTAGTTGCCCTGGCTGTCCTTGCGCGTCTGCACCTGGTTGGTGTCATCAGCCTGAGGGATCCAGGCGGTGACGAAATAGTGCTGCAGCCAGGCGATCCAGCCGCCCTGAACGGTTTCACGCAGGTTCTTGTCGTCCATGTTGCCCATGGAAACCTTGCGATACGGTTCATCCTTGGTCCAAAGCGCGGCACCGAGGTAGGTAGCGGTTCCGGTCGCGGTGCTCGAGGAGGGATCGCCGCTCTTGTCGCGCTTGAGCTGGCCGAACAGATAACCGGTCCAGGGCTGCTCGCTCTGGTTGTCGATCAGGTAGTTCATTTTCAGCGCGTAATTGCCGCGCTCAAGGGTGAAACGCTTGATGTAGTTGACGCCGTCAGCGCTGTAGTTGAGATCGACGACCAGCTGATTCTCGCCTTCGGCCAGCTGATATTCGGTCTTCTCGCTACTGTACTGAGGACGGCCGCTGGCCTGGTCCGGACCATCACCAATCAGGCCGCTTTGTGCCTCGTAGGTGCGCTCGCCGCTGCGTTCGAACAGCTGAAACGGTACATCAGGACGATCCTGACGACGAGGAAACTGCGGCAGACGCAGCTCGACGATGTCCCCCCCACGCGGATCGATGGCCACATCCAGAACATCGGTCCGCACGCGGATCAGCTGGTTGCTCGGTTCGGTGGTCGGCAACGCGCTGGCCTGTTGTTGGCCGGCCACTGTTGGCACGTCGCCAACAGTGCCTTCGCTGGAAGCGCTGGGACTCTCCGGGAGAGCCGGAACGCCTGGCTGGCTTTGCGCGGTTTCGGTCGGCAACGCTGCCTGACCGTAGTCCTGATTCCATTGAAGAACCATCAGGTAGGCAACGACTGCTAGTGCTACGAGCAGTATCGAGCGTTTGATATCCATGGTTACTCGGCCATCGGAGATGAATTGGAAGTGTTATGGGAAGGCACGGGATCGTAGCCACCGGGATTCCACGGGTGGCAGCGTCCCAACCTGCGCAGACTCAGCCAGCCGCCACGCAACAGACCATGATTTTCGATGGCCTCGAGTGCATAGCAGGAGCAGCTTGGATAGAAACGGCAGTGACTGGCCATCATTGGACTGATGGCGTACTGATAGACCTTGATCGAAGCGATGGCCAATTTACGCATGGGTGCTGTTGGCGGCTCCAGGTTCGACGGCGGTCTTGGATGGGCTGCGTGACAGTCGCTTCCAGAGCTTGGCGAATTGCTTCGCCAGTTCGGGATTGTCCAGATCTGCCAATCCCTTGCGAGCGACGATCACGATGTCCCAGCCCGCCAGTTCCGGCTGATGATGGCGAAAGGTCTCACGTAGCTGCCGCTTTATGCGGTTACGCTCCACCGAAAGCTTGACGCTTTTCTTGCCGATCACGAGCCCGAGGCGGGGGTGCTGCAGATCGTTTTCTCGTGCCAACAGCAGGACGTTCCTGCCA
This region includes:
- the yidD gene encoding membrane protein insertion efficiency factor YidD, whose translation is MRKLAIASIKVYQYAISPMMASHCRFYPSCSCYALEAIENHGLLRGGWLSLRRLGRCHPWNPGGYDPVPSHNTSNSSPMAE
- the rnpA gene encoding ribonuclease P protein component, giving the protein MSRGFGREKRLLTPRQFKAVFDSPSGKVPGRNVLLLARENDLQHPRLGLVIGKKSVKLSVERNRIKRQLRETFRHHQPELAGWDIVIVARKGLADLDNPELAKQFAKLWKRLSRSPSKTAVEPGAANSTHA
- the yidC gene encoding membrane protein insertase YidC, whose product is MDIKRSILLVALAVVAYLMVLQWNQDYGQAALPTETAQSQPGVPALPESPSASSEGTVGDVPTVAGQQQASALPTTEPSNQLIRVRTDVLDVAIDPRGGDIVELRLPQFPRRQDRPDVPFQLFERSGERTYEAQSGLIGDGPDQASGRPQYSSEKTEYQLAEGENQLVVDLNYSADGVNYIKRFTLERGNYALKMNYLIDNQSEQPWTGYLFGQLKRDKSGDPSSSTATGTATYLGAALWTKDEPYRKVSMGNMDDKNLRETVQGGWIAWLQHYFVTAWIPQADDTNQVQTRKDSQGNYIIGFTGPAVTVAAGAQGETGATLYAGPKSQDKLEELSPGLRLTVDYGILWFIAQPIFWLLGNIHALLGNWGWSIIVLTIVIKLAFFPLSAASYRSMARMRAVSPKMQALKEQFGDDRQKMSQAMMELYKKEKINPLGGCLPILVQMPVFLALYWVLLESVEMRQAPWMFWITDLSIKDPFFILPIIMGVTMFIQQQLNPTPPDPMQARVMKLLPVIFTFFFLWFPAGLVLYWVVNNVLSIAQQWYITRKIEAAAKLA